A genomic stretch from Flavobacterium sp. KS-LB2 includes:
- a CDS encoding LexA family protein yields MPINKGQKLTFFLPDFESELRIPFINEGVSAGFPSPAADFMETNIDLNKQLSENPLATFYIRVKGNSMIDAGINDKDVLVVDRSLEPQNNKIAICFIDGEFTVKRMQVEKDCLFLMPENPSYSPIKVTEENQLIIWGIVTYVIKKV; encoded by the coding sequence ATGCCAATAAACAAAGGACAAAAGTTGACTTTTTTTCTGCCTGATTTTGAAAGTGAATTGCGAATTCCTTTCATCAATGAAGGTGTTTCAGCTGGATTTCCATCGCCAGCAGCTGATTTTATGGAAACGAACATTGATTTAAACAAGCAATTAAGCGAAAATCCACTAGCGACTTTTTATATTAGAGTCAAAGGAAATTCTATGATTGATGCTGGAATCAATGACAAAGATGTTCTTGTTGTGGATAGAAGTTTGGAGCCGCAAAACAATAAAATTGCGATTTGTTTCATTGATGGAGAGTTCACGGTGAAACGAATGCAAGTCGAGAAAGACTGTTTATTTCTGATGCCTGAAAATCCATCGTATTCTCCGATAAAAGTCACCGAAGAAAATCAATTAATCATCTGGGGAATTGTGACGTATGTGATTAAAAAGGTATAA
- a CDS encoding Y-family DNA polymerase, with translation MYALVDCNNFYASCERVFQPQFVGKPVAILSNNDGCVISRSNEAKAVGITMGAPAFQIKELVKEKNVQLFSSNYALYGDLSNRVMAILGQFTPNLEIYSIDEAFLNFDGMTVLDYHDYGIQMKTRVQKWVGIPVCIGFAPTKALSKVANKIAKKFQDRTKGVYVIDSDEKRIKALKWTKIEDVWGIGYRMNKKMKVKNIVTALDFIAPQHEAWIRKEMGVIGLRLKYELEGKSVLDLEPIVEQKKSIATTRSFPKQIADFDLLRERVATFAAVCAEKLRKQNSCCHTIIVMLVVDKHTVQTSKYYFNMAVTLPFASNSTLTISNAAIDMLKKLHQGNEYLKFKKAGVIVTELIDENKKQLQLFDEENPKHLLLMKVMDGLNNKIGDKKVKLATQNLSLTWNMKQNHLSPRYTTNFKDILEIKCQ, from the coding sequence ATGTATGCATTAGTCGATTGTAACAATTTTTATGCTTCCTGCGAGCGCGTTTTTCAACCGCAATTCGTAGGGAAACCCGTTGCAATATTGTCAAATAACGACGGTTGCGTCATTTCCAGAAGTAATGAAGCGAAAGCGGTTGGGATTACTATGGGTGCACCAGCATTCCAGATCAAGGAATTGGTAAAGGAAAAAAATGTACAATTATTTTCTTCAAATTATGCACTCTACGGTGATTTGAGTAATCGCGTGATGGCTATTTTAGGGCAATTTACTCCAAATTTAGAAATTTACAGCATCGACGAAGCCTTCCTGAATTTTGATGGCATGACTGTTTTGGACTATCATGATTATGGAATCCAAATGAAAACCCGTGTGCAAAAATGGGTAGGAATTCCCGTTTGCATTGGCTTTGCGCCAACGAAAGCCTTGTCTAAAGTAGCTAATAAAATTGCCAAGAAATTCCAAGACAGAACGAAAGGTGTTTATGTTATTGATAGCGATGAAAAACGAATCAAAGCCTTGAAATGGACAAAGATTGAAGACGTTTGGGGTATTGGTTACCGAATGAATAAAAAGATGAAAGTCAAAAATATTGTGACTGCTTTAGATTTTATTGCACCGCAACATGAAGCTTGGATAAGAAAAGAAATGGGTGTCATTGGTTTGCGTTTAAAATACGAACTCGAAGGAAAATCAGTTTTGGATTTAGAACCCATTGTGGAGCAAAAGAAAAGTATTGCAACCACCCGAAGTTTCCCAAAACAGATTGCTGATTTTGATTTATTGCGAGAACGTGTAGCCACTTTTGCAGCCGTTTGTGCAGAGAAATTACGAAAACAAAACTCTTGCTGTCATACCATTATTGTAATGCTTGTGGTGGATAAACATACGGTGCAAACCTCAAAATATTATTTTAATATGGCAGTAACTTTGCCGTTTGCGTCAAATTCTACGTTGACCATTAGCAATGCAGCCATTGATATGTTGAAAAAACTACACCAAGGAAATGAATATTTGAAATTTAAGAAAGCAGGAGTTATTGTAACGGAGTTGATAGATGAAAACAAGAAACAATTGCAATTGTTTGATGAGGAAAACCCAAAACATTTGCTGTTGATGAAAGTAATGGATGGCCTCAATAATAAGATTGGTGACAAGAAAGTAAAGCTAGCCACTCAAAATTTAAGTTTGACTTGGAACATGAAACAAAATCATTTATCACCAAGATATACCACTAATTTTAAAGACATACTCGAAATAAAATGCCAATAA